From a single Candidatus Methylomirabilota bacterium genomic region:
- a CDS encoding endonuclease/exonuclease/phosphatase family protein: protein MRLVFWNIRAGGGIRAGAIARQIDAWGADAVALCEFRGTPPSRELARALDALGLTYQCTTADPARPSVNAILLASRWPLRRARLGCAPAEPCRWLLARLLAPTPVTVGVMHVPNRVSGRKYSYLDAVLATARRAWPGPALFLGDTNSGRIDLDEQVPAFNRIEDAWMRGLDGAGWTDAFRHVRGDRRAYTWYSPNGRNGFRIDQAFLNEALRPRLRAFRYDWGRRDRPASDHAAMVLDFARGAAATARARGRAASGWLPGRRA from the coding sequence ATGCGCCTCGTGTTCTGGAACATCCGCGCGGGAGGCGGCATCCGCGCCGGCGCGATCGCGCGCCAGATCGACGCGTGGGGCGCCGACGCGGTTGCCCTCTGCGAGTTCCGGGGCACGCCGCCCAGCCGGGAGCTGGCGCGAGCCCTGGACGCTCTCGGCCTGACCTACCAGTGCACCACCGCGGACCCGGCGCGGCCGTCCGTCAATGCGATCTTGCTCGCGTCCCGCTGGCCGCTGCGACGCGCGCGTCTCGGCTGCGCGCCGGCCGAGCCGTGCCGCTGGCTCCTCGCCCGCCTTCTCGCGCCCACCCCGGTGACGGTCGGCGTGATGCACGTGCCCAACCGGGTGAGCGGCCGGAAGTATTCCTATCTCGACGCGGTGCTCGCCACCGCGCGGCGCGCCTGGCCGGGACCCGCGCTGTTCCTGGGCGACACCAACTCGGGGCGAATCGACCTGGACGAGCAGGTGCCCGCGTTCAACCGGATCGAGGACGCGTGGATGCGCGGGCTCGACGGCGCCGGATGGACCGACGCGTTCCGCCACGTGCGCGGAGACCGGCGTGCCTACACCTGGTACTCGCCCAATGGGCGGAACGGGTTCCGCATCGACCAGGCGTTCCTGAACGAGGCGCTGCGTCCGCGGCTGCGCGCCTTCCGCTACGACTGGGGCCGGCGCGACCGGCCGGCCAGCGATCACGCCGCGATGGTGCTGGACTTCGCGCGCGGAGCCGCGGCTACCGCGCGGGCGCGCGGCCGGGCGGCGTCTGGTTGGCTTCCTGGCAGGCGCGCTTGA
- a CDS encoding M48 family metalloprotease — MSFCVRWVSILEVLTLAGCAGSGSGPTESKVSLTAPSWLGGKQSTSMLAGVKRGPYEPSTLAIGEERDLARQRGEGMGFVRSAALEQYLNDTRARLVAVSGQTGVPGRVMILASPIFNAISTPDGNVYLTMGALESLDSADEVAAILAHEVSHVLLKHHNADIMGDMQKKGQALYELGIGTKTALSGRSTVTKSDAKTLQQVQMATDATDKLITPAWTRGQEREADELGLDLLVESGQSGPAMLGMLEKLQAWEKANAQTEQAFWDQLTQTAQRNVNDAANVAYQKLLSSVSAAHPKTEERISDIAQYFERYYGTRTLVEPKVEPWKAVQSRPDVAIVMRVYRQAFEAKKLLDAGKAKEANALARSAVAGRVAPDAYPNWVLARTAFALGRQREGIEALQRALGSSDPVPAVYEDLIVFNEAGGSVPAALEWTDRASKTFGGAPRWTPHKIRLLRKTGRVAEANTLAIDCSLNAPDFKRACQEANQTPPGRAPAR, encoded by the coding sequence GTGAGCTTCTGCGTGCGCTGGGTCTCGATCCTCGAGGTACTGACGCTGGCCGGCTGCGCCGGCTCGGGCTCGGGTCCGACCGAGAGCAAGGTCTCGCTCACCGCGCCGTCCTGGCTCGGCGGCAAGCAGAGCACCAGCATGCTGGCCGGCGTGAAGCGGGGACCGTACGAGCCGTCGACGCTGGCCATCGGGGAGGAGCGGGACCTCGCGCGCCAGCGTGGCGAGGGTATGGGATTCGTGCGCTCGGCCGCGCTCGAGCAGTACTTGAACGACACCCGCGCGCGCCTCGTGGCGGTCTCGGGCCAGACCGGGGTTCCGGGCCGCGTGATGATCCTGGCCAGCCCGATCTTCAACGCGATCTCGACGCCAGACGGCAACGTGTACCTGACTATGGGCGCGCTGGAGAGCCTGGACAGCGCGGACGAGGTGGCGGCCATCCTGGCCCACGAGGTGTCGCACGTGCTGCTGAAGCACCACAACGCGGACATCATGGGCGACATGCAGAAGAAGGGACAGGCCCTGTACGAGCTCGGCATCGGCACCAAGACCGCGCTCAGCGGCCGCAGCACGGTGACCAAGAGCGACGCCAAGACCCTTCAGCAAGTGCAGATGGCGACCGACGCCACCGACAAGCTGATCACCCCCGCCTGGACTCGCGGCCAAGAGCGCGAGGCGGACGAACTGGGCCTCGATCTCCTCGTCGAGTCCGGCCAGTCCGGACCGGCGATGCTCGGCATGCTCGAGAAGCTCCAGGCGTGGGAGAAGGCCAATGCCCAGACCGAGCAGGCCTTCTGGGATCAGTTGACGCAGACCGCGCAGCGCAACGTCAACGACGCGGCGAACGTGGCCTATCAGAAGCTCCTCAGCTCGGTCTCGGCCGCGCATCCGAAAACCGAGGAGCGGATCTCGGACATCGCGCAGTACTTCGAGCGCTACTACGGGACGCGGACACTCGTGGAACCGAAGGTCGAGCCCTGGAAGGCGGTCCAGAGCCGGCCGGACGTGGCGATCGTCATGCGCGTGTACCGGCAGGCCTTCGAGGCCAAGAAGCTGCTCGACGCGGGGAAGGCGAAGGAGGCGAACGCCCTAGCCCGGAGCGCGGTGGCGGGACGGGTCGCGCCCGACGCCTATCCCAACTGGGTGCTGGCCCGCACCGCCTTTGCGCTGGGTCGGCAGCGCGAGGGCATCGAGGCGCTCCAGCGGGCGCTCGGCTCGAGCGATCCGGTGCCCGCGGTGTACGAGGACCTGATCGTCTTCAACGAGGCGGGTGGTAGCGTGCCCGCCGCGCTCGAGTGGACGGACCGGGCCTCGAAGACGTTCGGGGGCGCGCCGCGCTGGACGCCCCACAAGATCCGGCTGCTGCGGAAGACCGGGCGAGTTGCCGAGGCCAACACCCTCGCGATCGACTGCTCGCTCAACGCGCCGGATTTCAAGCGCGCCTGCCAGGAAGCCAACCAGACGCCGCCCGGCCGCGCGCCCGCGCGGTAG
- a CDS encoding CHASE2 domain-containing protein: MRILVQGLLLSAAGVWLLIYHGLPLQLTPWSQAIVNAIVSHVYPLTGQADTAVVLFREENLTQLDASFPVPYERHVDVLDALAAYRPAAVFIDFAFMDPRPADDVKRLGHAICRLRDSRQDEQRTVAVFLAAAPPAEGPSPRPAGGIPRELLACATPVDAQMDAERGVSGVITYAACRQEPCQGTPSMPSAAFAMHHARVGSVDRALTGPRDAEPMEIIWANGLSPLNEKWMQCRPPLAAVGLVAAVEDLMTLWDNPLATKRKCPYTHTVSVVHLLGPFDPDVKQAVGDKAVFYGASFVMAGDRVASPVYDDLPGVYLHAMAYDNLRSYGPDYKRAEQHPASWVANVILLVFTVFLLLVADEPLLPARRLFGSGVIAAERAGYVKVAAIALAIASLALTVIARPKNPGVYLLPALVFGMLAFIHVVATRPLGPRGETTSAPVRFLTRCLLGGLIVAVVLASFLGVVKVAGFENGLLLVLLPGYFVYKAVVSRDWLFVVTSVLMLCSAVVCYLPPFNLGPRNIVGYVAFFEAARYLIKEANRVAEKYVALRAAYREPAQWGEWARLVPIADRIFTFLLRGDDKEDTDEGTAHLAVA, translated from the coding sequence ATGCGAATCCTCGTCCAGGGCTTGTTGCTCTCCGCGGCCGGGGTGTGGCTCTTGATCTACCACGGGCTCCCGCTGCAGCTGACCCCGTGGTCGCAGGCGATCGTCAACGCCATCGTGAGCCACGTCTATCCGCTCACCGGGCAGGCGGACACCGCGGTCGTGCTCTTCCGCGAAGAGAACCTGACCCAGCTCGACGCCTCCTTCCCGGTTCCGTACGAGCGTCACGTCGACGTGCTCGACGCGCTGGCGGCCTACCGGCCCGCCGCGGTGTTCATCGACTTCGCGTTCATGGATCCGCGCCCCGCCGACGACGTGAAGCGGCTCGGTCACGCGATCTGCCGGCTGCGCGATAGCCGTCAGGACGAGCAGCGCACCGTCGCCGTGTTCCTGGCCGCGGCGCCGCCGGCCGAGGGACCGTCGCCGCGGCCGGCGGGCGGCATCCCGCGGGAGCTGCTCGCATGCGCGACGCCGGTCGATGCGCAGATGGACGCCGAGCGGGGCGTGAGCGGCGTGATCACGTACGCGGCGTGCCGTCAGGAGCCGTGTCAGGGCACGCCGTCCATGCCGAGCGCCGCCTTCGCGATGCATCACGCCCGGGTCGGGTCGGTCGATCGGGCGTTGACCGGGCCGCGCGACGCCGAGCCGATGGAGATCATCTGGGCCAACGGCCTCTCCCCGCTCAACGAGAAGTGGATGCAGTGCCGTCCGCCGCTTGCCGCGGTCGGCCTGGTCGCCGCCGTCGAGGACCTGATGACCCTCTGGGACAATCCGCTGGCCACGAAGCGGAAGTGCCCGTATACCCACACCGTCTCGGTCGTGCACCTGCTCGGCCCCTTCGACCCGGACGTGAAACAGGCGGTCGGGGACAAGGCCGTCTTCTACGGGGCGAGCTTCGTGATGGCGGGCGACCGGGTGGCTTCGCCGGTCTACGACGATCTGCCCGGCGTCTACCTGCACGCCATGGCCTACGACAACCTCCGGTCCTACGGTCCCGACTACAAGCGGGCCGAGCAGCATCCGGCCTCGTGGGTCGCAAACGTCATCCTGCTGGTGTTCACCGTGTTCCTGCTGCTGGTGGCGGACGAGCCGCTGTTGCCGGCCCGCCGGCTGTTCGGGTCGGGGGTGATCGCGGCGGAGCGCGCGGGGTACGTCAAGGTGGCCGCGATCGCGCTCGCGATCGCGAGCCTGGCGCTGACCGTGATCGCGCGCCCGAAGAATCCGGGGGTTTACCTGCTGCCCGCGCTGGTCTTCGGCATGCTGGCCTTCATCCACGTGGTGGCGACCCGTCCCCTCGGCCCGCGGGGCGAGACGACGTCCGCCCCGGTCCGGTTCCTCACCCGGTGCTTGCTCGGCGGCCTGATCGTGGCGGTGGTCCTGGCCTCCTTCCTCGGGGTCGTCAAGGTGGCCGGCTTCGAGAACGGGCTGCTCCTGGTCCTGCTGCCCGGCTACTTCGTGTACAAGGCGGTGGTGTCGCGCGACTGGCTGTTCGTGGTGACCAGCGTGCTGATGCTCTGCTCGGCGGTGGTGTGCTACCTGCCGCCCTTCAACCTGGGACCGCGGAACATCGTCGGCTACGTGGCGTTCTTCGAGGCGGCCCGCTATCTGATCAAGGAGGCGAACCGCGTGGCCGAGAAGTACGTCGCGCTGCGCGCGGCCTACCGCGAGCCCGCGCAGTGGGGCGAGTGGGCGCGGCTGGTGCCGATCGCGGATCGCATCTTCACCTTCCTGCTTCGAGGGGATGACAAGGAGGACACTGATGAGGGAACGGCGCATCTGGCTGTGGCCTGA
- a CDS encoding CHASE3 domain-containing protein, whose product MPRTLTRGQIVAIALLICALVADAALSIFNIREVANSVQWISHTQEVLAKLEQVLSTLKDAETGQRGYLLTGDLRYLGPHEQAVARMPAQLVQLRELIADNPAQTVRLLRLEQLVTERLDVLQHAIGTYQADPDKTRVMPSSRQSSLTDEGKRVMDAVRAQISEMQDSERALLARREAASRTSARTALATTAIALSLGLLLVVMVIWLFASNMATRQRAADVVHAERERFRTTLTSIGDGVIVTDAQGRITLLNPVARTLTGWGEDATGRPLEDVFRIVNETTRDAVENPVTRVIRQGGVVGLANHTVLIARTGGEVPIDDSGAPIRDGRGRIVGVVLVFRDVTERRRAERATEEADRRKDEFLAMLAHELRNPLAPIRNAAHTLGLLGGHDTRLHWVSEVIERQVGLMTRLVDDLLDVSRITSGKITLQRAPVPIREVVEQAVEMAQPAAEGRKQTLECLVDEDVGSVDGDQARLVQVVGNLLDNAIKYSDESGRIVVAARRDGGDAVIAVRDTGAGISTDLLPRVFDLFTQADRSLERRQGGLGIGLTLVRRLVEMHDGRVHVASDGPGLGSEFTVRLPGVGPGEAAEESAAPSAMVTKGSGAARRILVVDDQPDSTDSLAMFLRLRGHEVQTAHDGPGALEEIARGRPEVVFLDLGLPGMSGYDVARQIRARADTRDLRLVAVTGYGTEADRVKSRAAGFDVHLAKPVDPQVLDVLIARWS is encoded by the coding sequence ATGCCCCGGACCCTGACCCGCGGGCAGATCGTCGCGATCGCCCTGCTGATCTGCGCCCTCGTGGCCGACGCGGCGCTGTCGATCTTCAACATCCGCGAGGTCGCGAACAGCGTGCAGTGGATCTCGCACACCCAGGAAGTGCTGGCCAAGCTCGAGCAGGTGCTCTCGACGCTGAAGGACGCCGAGACCGGGCAACGCGGCTACCTGCTCACCGGCGACCTGCGGTATCTCGGGCCCCACGAGCAGGCGGTGGCCCGGATGCCGGCCCAGCTCGTGCAGCTCCGGGAGCTCATCGCGGACAATCCGGCCCAGACGGTGCGCCTGCTCCGGCTGGAGCAGCTGGTGACCGAGCGGCTGGACGTGCTGCAGCACGCGATCGGGACGTACCAGGCGGACCCGGACAAGACCCGCGTCATGCCGTCGTCGCGTCAGAGCTCGCTGACCGACGAGGGCAAGCGGGTCATGGACGCGGTCCGGGCCCAGATCAGCGAGATGCAGGACTCGGAGCGCGCGCTGCTCGCGCGCCGCGAGGCCGCATCGCGGACCAGCGCCCGCACCGCGCTCGCCACCACCGCCATCGCGCTCAGCCTGGGCCTGCTGCTCGTGGTCATGGTGATCTGGCTGTTCGCCTCGAACATGGCGACGCGGCAGCGCGCGGCGGACGTGGTGCACGCGGAGCGCGAGCGGTTTCGCACCACGCTCACCAGCATCGGCGATGGGGTGATCGTCACCGACGCGCAGGGGCGCATCACCCTGCTGAACCCGGTGGCCCGCACGCTCACCGGCTGGGGCGAGGACGCGACCGGCCGACCCCTGGAGGACGTGTTCCGCATCGTCAACGAGACCACGCGCGACGCGGTCGAGAACCCGGTGACCAGGGTCATCCGTCAGGGCGGCGTGGTGGGCCTCGCCAACCACACCGTGCTCATCGCGAGGACCGGCGGCGAGGTGCCGATCGACGACAGCGGCGCGCCCATCCGCGACGGGCGCGGCCGCATCGTGGGCGTGGTGCTGGTGTTCCGCGACGTCACCGAGCGGCGGCGGGCGGAGCGGGCCACCGAGGAGGCCGATCGGCGCAAGGACGAGTTCCTGGCCATGCTGGCCCACGAGCTGCGCAATCCGCTCGCGCCGATTCGTAACGCCGCGCACACCCTGGGGCTGCTCGGGGGCCACGACACCCGCCTGCACTGGGTGTCCGAGGTGATCGAGCGGCAGGTCGGGCTCATGACCCGCCTGGTCGACGACCTGCTCGATGTCTCCCGGATCACCTCCGGCAAGATCACGCTGCAGCGGGCGCCGGTACCGATTCGCGAGGTGGTCGAGCAGGCGGTGGAGATGGCACAGCCCGCGGCGGAGGGCCGCAAGCAGACGCTCGAGTGCCTGGTGGACGAGGATGTGGGGTCGGTGGACGGCGATCAGGCGCGGCTGGTGCAGGTGGTGGGCAACCTGCTCGACAACGCGATCAAGTACAGCGACGAGAGCGGGCGCATCGTCGTCGCCGCGCGGCGCGATGGCGGCGACGCGGTGATCGCGGTGCGCGACACCGGCGCGGGCATCTCGACGGATCTCCTGCCGCGCGTCTTCGATCTGTTCACCCAGGCGGACCGCTCGCTCGAGCGAAGACAGGGCGGGCTGGGGATCGGTCTCACGCTGGTGCGGCGCCTGGTGGAGATGCACGACGGCCGCGTGCACGTCGCCAGCGATGGGCCGGGGCTCGGCAGCGAGTTCACCGTGCGCCTGCCCGGCGTGGGGCCGGGAGAGGCCGCCGAGGAGTCGGCCGCCCCATCCGCGATGGTCACGAAGGGCTCGGGGGCGGCGCGGCGCATCCTGGTGGTGGACGACCAGCCCGACTCGACCGACTCGCTGGCGATGTTTCTGCGCCTGCGCGGGCACGAGGTGCAGACCGCGCACGACGGGCCGGGTGCGCTGGAGGAGATCGCGCGCGGCCGCCCCGAGGTGGTGTTTCTCGACCTCGGCCTGCCCGGCATGAGCGGCTACGACGTGGCGCGCCAGATCCGGGCGCGGGCCGACACGCGGGACCTGCGCCTGGTCGCCGTCACCGGCTACGGGACGGAGGCCGATCGCGTGAAGAGCCGCGCGGCCGGCTTCGACGTCCACCTCGCCAAGCCGGTCGACCCGCAGGTGCTGGATGTGCTGATCGCCCGCTGGTCCTGA
- a CDS encoding LLM class flavin-dependent oxidoreductase — protein MPRASFGLILANRAVVLGAIPARDLIELAQHAEASGAFDTLWVGDSLLAKPRLEAVALLSALAGATSRMRLAVGCLATFVHRHPLLFAQQWASLDVLSGGRALLAVCLGGPDEQSPAQALEHKVMGVRSGERVGRLEEGIQILRKVWSGEKASHQGAFYQFEGVKIEPRPVQQPCPIWIASNPTGLTWKGGASASDAAVERGLRRVARYADGWMTNKVTPAQFREQWARIARMTKEEGRDPDAMQSALYHNININEDRQQALEESKTFLDTYYTSTFSPAFVEGWTVAGSPARCIAQLREYAAAGLTHVSLRLTSWDQRGQLKRFLGEVAPALTGAR, from the coding sequence ATGCCACGCGCATCCTTCGGGCTCATCCTGGCCAATCGGGCGGTCGTGCTCGGCGCGATCCCCGCGCGAGATCTGATCGAGCTGGCGCAGCATGCGGAAGCCTCGGGGGCGTTCGACACGCTGTGGGTCGGCGATAGCCTGCTCGCCAAGCCGCGGCTCGAGGCGGTGGCCCTGCTCTCGGCGCTGGCCGGCGCCACGTCGCGCATGCGGCTCGCGGTCGGCTGCCTGGCCACCTTCGTGCATCGCCATCCGCTGCTGTTCGCCCAGCAATGGGCGAGCCTCGACGTGCTGTCCGGCGGCCGCGCGCTGCTCGCGGTCTGCCTGGGCGGGCCGGACGAGCAGAGCCCCGCGCAGGCGCTCGAGCACAAGGTGATGGGCGTCCGCTCCGGCGAGCGGGTCGGCCGGCTCGAGGAAGGCATCCAGATTCTTCGGAAGGTCTGGAGCGGCGAGAAGGCCTCGCATCAGGGCGCGTTCTACCAGTTCGAGGGCGTGAAGATCGAGCCGCGGCCGGTGCAGCAGCCCTGCCCGATCTGGATCGCGAGCAATCCCACCGGGCTCACCTGGAAAGGCGGCGCCAGCGCCTCGGACGCGGCGGTGGAGCGCGGTCTGCGACGGGTGGCCCGTTACGCCGACGGCTGGATGACCAACAAGGTGACCCCGGCGCAGTTCCGCGAGCAGTGGGCGCGCATCGCGCGGATGACCAAGGAGGAAGGGCGCGATCCCGACGCGATGCAGAGCGCGCTCTACCACAACATCAACATCAACGAGGACCGCCAGCAGGCGCTCGAGGAGAGCAAGACGTTCCTCGACACCTACTACACGAGCACGTTCTCACCGGCCTTCGTGGAAGGCTGGACGGTGGCGGGCAGCCCGGCCCGGTGCATCGCCCAGCTGCGCGAGTACGCGGCGGCGGGGCTCACCCACGTGTCGCTGCGGCTGACCTCCTGGGACCAGCGCGGCCAGCTCAAGCGGTTCCTGGGCGAGGTGGCGCCCGCGCTGACCGGCGCCCGCTGA
- a CDS encoding DUF6496 domain-containing protein, translated as MPEKKTIERARRDAREGKAPTTQAGEFVREEMEHVREGKHGARNTKQAIAIGLSKARRAGVKLPAPGRGTSRRTRRKAAQDTRAARRGGSRRRTSTRRSRATTKALRREGHRAASKRALSRQAKSTARRRRRPSRSR; from the coding sequence ATGCCGGAGAAGAAGACCATCGAGCGCGCGCGTCGCGACGCGCGTGAGGGCAAGGCGCCGACCACGCAGGCCGGTGAGTTCGTGCGCGAGGAGATGGAGCACGTTCGCGAGGGCAAGCACGGCGCGCGCAACACCAAGCAGGCCATCGCGATCGGTCTGTCCAAGGCGCGGCGGGCCGGGGTGAAGCTGCCCGCGCCGGGCCGCGGCACGTCGCGCCGAACGCGGCGCAAGGCGGCGCAGGACACTCGCGCGGCCCGGCGCGGCGGGAGCCGCCGACGCACCTCGACGCGGCGGTCGCGCGCCACCACGAAGGCGCTGCGGCGCGAGGGCCACCGGGCCGCCTCGAAGCGGGCCCTGTCGCGACAGGCGAAGTCGACCGCGCGGCGTCGCCGCCGGCCCTCCCGCTCCCGGTAG
- a CDS encoding dihydrodipicolinate synthase family protein yields MSRAFKGVIPALAVPFRDDYKIDEDGLARFSRWLAGGRGVTALMTNGHTGEVGSLLPEERAEVTRIVADAVAGRVRVISAVCSEGTFEAIEHARAAAHAGADTIDVMPCHMWLRFGVKEDAVYEYVRAIGAESGLDLIIHVYPASTRVAYSTRLMTRLASLPQVRGFKMGQRDLGKYERDIRALRAEAPHVSLLNCMDEYLFPTFVHQMDGTLVGCASLIPELTFELMDAMQADDLPRARRANERIWPVKEAVYGAGEPSGDAHARMKEGLALRGLFRSALARPPVLPPSAEEVAAMKAALEASGVPRIDLV; encoded by the coding sequence ATGAGCCGCGCGTTCAAGGGAGTGATTCCCGCACTGGCCGTTCCGTTCCGGGACGACTACAAGATCGACGAGGACGGCCTCGCCCGCTTCTCGCGGTGGCTGGCCGGCGGCCGGGGCGTCACCGCGCTGATGACCAACGGTCACACCGGAGAAGTCGGCTCGCTGCTGCCCGAGGAGCGCGCCGAGGTCACCCGCATCGTGGCCGACGCGGTCGCGGGCCGGGTGCGCGTGATCTCGGCGGTCTGCTCGGAAGGCACCTTCGAGGCCATCGAGCACGCGCGGGCCGCCGCGCACGCCGGCGCCGACACGATCGACGTCATGCCGTGCCACATGTGGCTGCGCTTCGGAGTGAAGGAGGACGCGGTCTACGAGTACGTGCGGGCCATCGGCGCGGAGAGCGGCCTCGACCTCATCATCCACGTCTATCCGGCCAGCACGAGGGTCGCCTACTCGACGCGGCTGATGACGCGGCTCGCGAGCCTGCCGCAGGTCCGCGGGTTCAAGATGGGCCAGCGCGACCTGGGCAAGTACGAGCGCGACATCCGGGCGCTTCGCGCGGAGGCCCCGCACGTCTCGCTGCTCAACTGCATGGACGAGTACCTGTTCCCGACCTTCGTGCACCAGATGGACGGCACGCTGGTCGGCTGCGCGAGCCTCATCCCCGAGCTGACCTTCGAGCTGATGGATGCGATGCAGGCCGACGACCTGCCCCGCGCGCGGCGGGCCAACGAGCGGATCTGGCCGGTGAAGGAGGCCGTCTACGGCGCGGGCGAGCCGTCGGGTGACGCCCACGCGCGCATGAAGGAAGGCCTCGCCCTGCGCGGTCTGTTCCGGAGCGCGCTCGCGCGGCCGCCCGTGCTCCCTCCCTCCGCGGAGGAGGTGGCGGCCATGAAGGCCGCCCTCGAGGCGAGCGGGGTGCCCCGCATCGATCTCGTCTGA
- a CDS encoding DMT family transporter → MLSLGAALTQAAQFALVKGRARAIPPLVIVAWTQSVAGAAWALYFVVSGRPFVSPGTDTWSAIVASWFLVLGMSGLLARASARGDISIVGPILALSPLFTIVPDAALSGGLPSTLGWIGLGLSLAGTVSLSGGDGQGRLGRLRALFSRRDALDALGAAFFLGFLAAVDRYGALRIGPPSYLVCAHGGAAVVAALVALATTPRGFGESFSPPNLVTVVGHGVLGVTGTGMQTSAMTLAPAAYVNAIRRMSAVLAVLLGRALFGEPDLARRLTAALLACAGAACLLLA, encoded by the coding sequence CTGCTCTCGCTCGGGGCGGCGCTGACCCAGGCCGCGCAGTTCGCGCTCGTCAAGGGGCGGGCGCGCGCGATCCCGCCGCTCGTCATCGTCGCGTGGACGCAGAGCGTGGCCGGCGCGGCGTGGGCGCTCTATTTCGTCGTCTCCGGCCGGCCGTTCGTGTCGCCGGGCACCGACACGTGGTCGGCCATCGTGGCCTCGTGGTTCCTCGTGCTCGGCATGAGCGGGCTGCTCGCGCGAGCCAGCGCGCGCGGTGACATCTCGATCGTCGGACCGATCCTCGCCCTGAGCCCGCTCTTCACGATCGTGCCGGACGCCGCGCTCTCCGGCGGGCTGCCCAGTACGCTCGGCTGGATCGGCCTCGGGTTGTCCCTGGCCGGCACCGTCAGCCTCTCGGGAGGCGACGGCCAGGGCCGGCTCGGCCGTCTGCGGGCGCTCTTCTCGCGACGCGACGCGCTCGACGCCCTGGGCGCCGCGTTCTTCCTGGGTTTCCTCGCCGCGGTGGATCGCTACGGCGCGCTCCGGATCGGCCCGCCCAGCTATCTGGTGTGCGCCCACGGCGGCGCCGCGGTCGTCGCCGCGCTGGTCGCGCTGGCCACCACGCCGCGCGGCTTCGGCGAGAGCTTTTCGCCGCCCAATCTGGTGACGGTGGTGGGCCACGGCGTGCTGGGCGTCACCGGCACCGGCATGCAGACCTCCGCGATGACCCTGGCGCCCGCCGCCTACGTCAACGCGATCCGGCGCATGTCCGCGGTGCTCGCGGTCCTGCTCGGCCGCGCGCTCTTCGGCGAGCCCGACCTCGCCCGCCGTCTCACCGCCGCCCTCCTCGCCTGCGCCGGGGCCGCCTGTCTCCTCCTCGCGTAG
- a CDS encoding dipeptide ABC transporter ATP-binding protein has protein sequence MSALLEVEGLTKHFPVRRGLLGRTTGLVRAVDSVSFSIDVGATLGVVGESGCGKTTTSKLVLGLERPTAGAIRFGGENVLTLGRAGWQRYRRAVQAVFQDPYASLDPRMRVGTIIAEPLVINERIDATSRRRRVHELLDLVSLPARAADLYPHEFSGGQRQRVAIARALALSPRLVVLDEPVSALDVSIRAQILNLLRDLQARLGVSYLFIAHDLAAVAHMSHVIAVMYLGQIVERGPADAVALEPRHPYTQALFAAALPIDFDSPREEIALSGEVPSPLSPPAGCRFHPRCPHAMARCATEEPVLRSTAGRLVACHLY, from the coding sequence GTGAGCGCCCTGCTCGAGGTGGAGGGGCTCACCAAGCACTTTCCGGTGCGCCGCGGGCTGCTGGGGCGGACCACCGGGCTGGTGCGCGCGGTCGATTCGGTCTCGTTCAGCATCGACGTGGGCGCCACTCTCGGCGTGGTCGGCGAGTCCGGCTGCGGGAAGACCACCACCTCGAAGCTCGTGCTCGGTCTCGAGCGGCCGACCGCGGGGGCCATCCGCTTCGGCGGCGAGAACGTGCTGACGCTCGGTCGGGCCGGCTGGCAGCGCTACCGACGCGCGGTGCAGGCGGTGTTCCAGGATCCGTACGCGTCGCTCGATCCGCGGATGCGGGTGGGCACCATCATCGCCGAGCCGCTGGTGATCAACGAGCGGATCGACGCCACGTCCCGGCGCCGGCGCGTGCACGAATTGCTGGATCTGGTGAGCCTGCCCGCCCGCGCCGCGGATCTCTACCCGCACGAGTTCTCCGGCGGCCAGCGGCAGCGCGTGGCCATCGCGCGGGCGCTCGCCCTGTCGCCGCGCCTGGTGGTACTGGACGAGCCGGTCTCCGCGCTCGACGTGTCCATTCGCGCTCAGATCCTGAACCTGCTGCGCGACCTGCAGGCGCGGCTCGGGGTGTCGTATCTGTTCATCGCCCACGATCTGGCCGCGGTCGCGCACATGAGCCACGTCATCGCGGTGATGTACCTGGGGCAGATCGTGGAGCGGGGCCCGGCCGACGCGGTCGCGCTCGAGCCGCGGCATCCGTACACGCAGGCGCTCTTCGCGGCCGCCCTGCCGATCGACTTCGACTCGCCGCGCGAGGAGATCGCGCTCTCCGGCGAGGTGCCGAGCCCGCTCAGCCCGCCCGCCGGCTGCCGCTTCCATCCGCGCTGCCCGCACGCCATGGCCCGCTGCGCCACCGAGGAGCCCGTGCTCCGCTCCACCGCCGGCCGCCTCGTCGCCTGCCACCTGTACTGA